In a single window of the Nicotiana tomentosiformis chromosome 8, ASM39032v3, whole genome shotgun sequence genome:
- the LOC104088309 gene encoding uncharacterized protein produces the protein MISMVEKEEEKNDVGAYLDDSLEKVLILFNNIHLDDAVKEMVHHLDACSYIKGMINFEPLDRPTGPPPKSSIEEAPKLELKPLPSHLYHAYLGANETLSIVLSSELSVLQKGKLLHVLREHKRAIGWTMADIRGISPGFCMHKILMKDGHKPSVEYQRHLNPVMKEVVRKEVIKWLDVIIPISDSKWILIAPEYQEKTNFTCPYGTYAFKRMLFGLCNAPATVSKYLSKVLARYEETNLVQNLDKCHFMVREGIVLGHKVSKDRLEVDKAKVDAIDKLPPPISIKGVRSFVGLIEKDMTFKVDEHFLKAYEDLINILVTAPIITALDWWSLLS, from the exons ATGATATCTATggttgaaaaagaagaagaaaaaaatgatgTGGGTGCATATCTGGATGACTCTCTAGAGAAAGTACTTATATTGTTTAACAACATTCACTTGGATGATGCGGTTAAGGAGATGGTGCATCATCTGGATGCATGTTCTTACATCAAAGGAATGATCAATTTCGAGCCTCTAGATAGACCAACTGGGCCGCCACCCAAGTCGTCCATCGAAGAAGCTCCCAAATTGGAGCTCAAACCCCTACCCTCTCATCTTTATCATGCTTATTTGGGTGCTAATGAAACCTTATCTATTGTTTTATCTTCTGAGTTGTCTGTTTTGCAGAAGGGAAAGTTGCTTCACGTGCTTAGAGAGCACAAGCGGGCGATTGGATGGACCATGGCTGACATTCGCGGTATTAGCCCAGGGTTTTGTATGCATAAAATTCTCATGAAGGATGGGCACAAACCAAGTGTGGAATACCAACGCCACTTGAATCCAGTCATGAAGGAAGTGGTAAGAAAGGAAGTCATCAAGTGGCTAGATGTTATCATTCCCATCTCTGACAGCAAATGG ATATTAATTGCACCAGAGTATCAAGAGAAGACTAACTTCACTTGTCCTTATGGCACTTATGCTTTTAAGCGAATGCTGTTTGGGTTGTGCAATGCACCAGCGACTGTTTCAAAG TATTTGAGTAAAGTTCTTGCTAGGTATGAAGAGACAAACTTAGTGCAAAATTTGGATAAGTGTCATTTTATGGTACGAGAAGGAATTGTACTCGGACACAAAGTGTCCAAAGATAGGTTGGAGGTGGACAAGGCAAAAGTGGATGCAATTGACAAACTGCCACCTCCAATCTCTATCAAAGGAGTCAGAAGCTTTGTGGG ATTAATTGAGAAGGACATGACTTTCAAGGTTGATGAGCATTTCTTGAAGGCGTACGAGGATCTTATAAATatattggtgactgcaccaattatcaccGCCCTAGACTGGTGGAGCCTTTTGAGTTAA